Sequence from the Amaranthus tricolor cultivar Red isolate AtriRed21 chromosome 1, ASM2621246v1, whole genome shotgun sequence genome:
TTTCTTTCTAATAATAACATACactctttcttttaattttcatttacacattcttacatttttatttcatttatattttcctCTAACTTTTTCACAAAATATCActttacttatttttcaaaacaatTCTCATGTAGATCATATCCACAGGAAACGTAATGAGAAATTCAGAATTAGCCATTTCCCTCAAGTAAATAAGAAGAATCCAATTCAAAATTTATGTTTTATGATTTATTAAACATAAATGACAAAATAGATAACCCAACAAAATCTTTCTCAACTTCAAGGCatacatattatttttaaaaattcagaTGGAGGCAGCCCAACACGAAGAAAAACAGATGGCCAGGCGTGCTATTACGCTTCATTCTGCTGCCACATACTCTCTTCTGCATGCTCATCCCTAATACTATGCAGCCACGCATTTTTGTCCCCATACCTTCcgttttcttcttctttctctctcccTTTTTCCCATATAAATTCTCTTCTTCCCCCCCTTCTTTCTTCCATGTCTAAACCTCTATTTTCCTCCATTTTCCGCCATTTTTACACTTACTAAACATTCTGTTGTTAGTTGAACAAGATGGGAAGTGTTTGTGCTGATcaccaccatcaccaccaccacaaatttcaccctcttatctCTCCCAAAAAATCTCTTCAAGATCTTAATATCCCTCCTAGAAAGCTCCTTTCTCGCCGGAGTGACATCTCTGATTGCTACTCACCTTCTTCTGATGCTGCTGCTGCTCTCATGCACAAGTTTCTCCCCTGTAATGGCGATTCCTCCCCCAAATCTGATAATGATTTTGATTCCGATGATGATCCGTACTCGTCTGATGAGTTTCGGATGTATGAGTTTAAGATCCGGAAATGTACTCGTAGCCGTTCTCATGACTGGACTGACTGTCCTTTCTCTCATCCCGGGGAGAAAGCTCGGCGCCGTGACCCGCGGCGTTTTCACTACTCCGGCACAATCTGCCCTGAGTATCGCCGAACAGGTGGATGTACGCGCGGCGACGAATGCGAATTCGCGCACGGAGTTTTCGAGTGTTGGCTGCATCCGGCTAGGTACCGCACGGAGGCGTGCAAGGATGGGAAAAATTGTAAGCGTAAGGTTTGTTTTTTCGCTCATTCACCTCGTGAACTTAGGGTTCTTCCCGTGGAAGACGACGGCGATGATAAGCATCATAAGCATCAGCTACAGCAGCAGCAATGTTGTAAGTATTGTTGTACACTTTCTCCTACTTCAATTTTGGGAATGTCCGCCAATTTTTCTTCTCCTCCGATATCTCCATCCCTTTCCCCTCCGATGTCACCAATGAAGGCGATGACTGCACGGGGGTTAGCTGGGTTAACTCGGTACTCGGACAGAGTTTCTGCATGTGGTAGTAAAGGATTGAGCTATGAAGATATGGTGATTGCTGATATTTTGGGATCTTTTGATGGTATGAATTTGAGTGAAACATTAAGCCCAAATAAGCAGGGTCGAGGATTGTGGGTTGATGTTAATGGGTATGATGATAATGGCATTGCTGATGATTATGTCTCTCCCTCTGTTTTCTCATCAAGGAATCTATTTACTGCTAACTCTGATTCTTCTGTATCTGGAGCTGTATTCAACACCATTAACAATAATGGTGCCGTTGAAGATAGTCCTGATCTCGGTTGGGTTAATGAACTTCTCATGTAAATGCTAGCTGTTCATGGAGGTTTTGACGacgattatgatgatgatgaataaagGTTTAAGTGAAGAATATATGTACATAAGTCTGATCTTTCTTTTGGtaattttgtgaagaagaagaagaagaagaagaagatgaagaataatTAGGGTAGGTTGTGTAGTAATCTAAAGAAGGCATTCACTTATGTATTGTTGtgcttgattttgattttaatccttattatcttttggatttgtaatttttatttttcccacTTTATTATTGTACTACTACTTGGATGTCCAAATCTAATTTGGGTCCTAATATGGATGATTATGTAAGTTTATTAATAACAAGTATTCTTATGATctgtattaataatattaatactgtGAATCATTCATTTTCAACTGTAATTTTAGTGAAGTAGtgattattagtattagtgttCTTCCCAAATCCAAGGataataaaatacaagttaATTAGGTAATTGAATATATCATAtgtctttcatttcaaaaaataaaagaaaaagaatatatCATATGTAGTGGATGATGCAATGTTTATTCATTAATCTCTTTGTCCCCTAAATATgacttgatatttttatttttttttaatggaagtttataccctaatttttttaatttttttgggacAATTCCATATGTATTACtcgatttttttaattaataaaataattacttttaaaatcgTAGTAATCATTTAATATCATTTAATGGGTTATAAGTGATTcttttaaaacattaatttcagtctaatattaatataaatgatCACACCATAAAGAATCAATGTTGATCTAAGGTAGTACAAGTACATGTActtgtattttttaattaattctaaatgtATCTCTATTAATTGAACATGTATCCAATTAGGCCCAAtacaaaataatgaataaaatcaaaattgaagGATAAAGAATATTTTATTGATCTAGACTGTTCTGGAAGGATAAATTCAAGAGGAAGAGGATAATTCAAGAGAAAGATATGATGATTGAAGGTGGGTATCTATTTCGAGAAAATTGTTGCATAAGTATCTAACAATTAAACAGGGTTGAGAATTgggataataatagtaatactaAAAAGTTAGTGAGTCCTTACTTGGCACTCAGACTGTATGACACTTGTAATACATGCACTTTCTAAATGCAAAGAATGTAGCTCATTGTCACGTGATGTAGCCTTCTTCTTTGTATGTAGACATTTTGTATTGTCTTATGCTTTAATTTTCATGGGCTTTTGCATGTCCAACATTTTTCAATACATGTTACCATCAAAATAACTCACACCTTTCCTTCAATAAAACTTTTTTCAGAATTAGGTCATGTTTcagttaaaataattaaataaagacGTTAGCAGTACAAAaacatattaatttaaaaacaaaacataattctGAGAAAAGAGATTTAGCGACAAAGTAGTTGACAAAATTCTTATTCAAAAGCTTATGACAAACACTTTTTGTCACTTATTTTGTCACCAAACTATTATGCGACAAAGCATTTGTCGCCTAAAccttttcaaattgaaaatttgaatggCCAACTTTTATGCGACAAACAAGTTAGGCGACAAAACTCTTTGTGGCTTATCATCTTTCTATTTTTCCTATATAAATGCACTTCTCATCCGTTATTTTACTCACACTTCAAAttctttcatcttcttctctaACTTACAACTTATTCATCTTCTTATCATAAAAAATTCACCATTTAAATCTTCAATCTATTACATAAATCACACTTCAATCCTTTTTTTTCCTCCGGTGACTTTTTCAGGCATTTTCCGGTGAGATTTCTTATCTTTTTCAAGTATTTTTGACTCCAAATTGTgtaattttgttgtttttttgaatttcttctgTTAATGTATCTTGATTTTTGTTGCTTTCTTGAACACATGTGCAATGTCGATTTTCAAATGCTGCTCTTGTCCATCTTCAAAGATATTCCCTTACTTATgcctttttttggtttttgtttcGAATTTTATGGCCAATTGTATGTtgaatatttactaaataatatttttttttgtatgcaTGTTCGACTTTTGGTGGTAGTAGCCCAGGTGGATCTGATAGTTATTTTTGAGCTttgtattttaacttttttattgtaaatatgtatatattattttaaacaattttgtaatattataatgtcaacattttttattatatatatatatatatatatatatatatatatatatatatatatatatatatatatatatatatatatatatatatatatatatatgttaatgtaAATGATCTAGTAAtatatttttgctttttaattaaaatttaattttattatcctctggtgtgtatatattatttttatgtattatttataaaaaaattgaatattttttatattgttaaataataatatggtaatatttactattattatttaataataatgacaaatattcaactttttttataatctaTAAAGCATTTTAGCGACAAAAACTATCTTTGGCGACAAAAAATTAAGCGATAAAGTGTTTTATCGGCTCGCTAAATGCCTTTTGTGACAAAATAAGCGATAAAACAGCTTTGTCGCATAAATGCTTTATATTTGCTGTGCAGGATCGAGCTTTATGCCATATGCTAccacaaataatatatatcatgaaGTGGTAGTGTCGGTACGATCGAATttgtcaagaaaccaattcaaccaaaagattaagctaatggttgaggttTTAGGATTTATAATACACATTAACATGTCTCCTCTCCtttgggctaaaagtgtggatgcaacgcTGATCCTCCTCACCTGGTgcaaaatattccacttgaatatGAAGAGTGGTTGAGATTTAAACATGTGACCTCTTGTAACGTTGACTTTTAAttccatgtcaagaaaccaactcaaccaacaCAAAAACTTGTATGCAGCCGCCTCACGCATGCGaccaaaaaatttatatatttgccGAATTAACATGTTAATGTCCAATATGATAGATTCACCATGAAATCTAAAGAATCCATCCATTTATACATGAACTCACATACTTCTTCCGTTCTATTTATATTTACCACTAATAGTCATATTTCTCTATTAAACGTGTTACTATCGGTTACAACTATTTCAAAAGAGAGGTAATATCTTGATAAAGAAATTACATGAAATGAACATGTTAGGATAGTTCTAAGAGGTTTGCATCAAGATAAAAGATGAAGATCCAAAGTGGCTATCTTACTTGAGCTAAGTTTCGACTTCACCAAGTTAAATCTTGAAGAATAAAGACCTAGCATTCAACGCCTCGAATTGAAGATTGAAGTATCCTGCCCTGGTGGGTGTGGGTGGGTGCAAGTTTGTGCGTGCGTGCGTGTGCGAGTCATGATTCAATGCTATATGTGTTTAATTTAGCCATGATCAAGTGCAATCTCGATGTGATTTTGACCTCGGTCTAACTAATTGAACATGATTTTGACCCTACTTcgaaaataaatttacaattatataaaaaaagacCAACTTGAACATCAGACTTAATTTTGTACCGACACGAAAAAGTTGATGTGAAATCGCTCCGATGACTCGAATGGATATCTCTAATAAGGAAAAATCCCCTATAATTGCATTCCTTGTTTGATGATTATGAAAAGCCTATGGAGGGGAGTGGGACAAAAGGAATATATTCAATTTATCATAATGAAATTTTGGGTGTTCATGCAAAAAAGTGAGCAGGGTAAGATGAGGAGCACATGGGCAGTAATTGAGATCTTTAAATGGTGTCCTGAGCAATGAGCATCACTCAGTTGGTTCATCCCAGATGTGAATTTGCCATGATCATGTTTACACATTTTGCAGCACCATAAGTTTTATTTACCCATAATCAAATCATCCAGTGTGACTGCATTCATTACTCTGGGTTGATATAACACAAGCCAAGTAGGCAACATATTCATGATCTTAATTCATTACAGTATGCATCAGTACCACACACAAATGGCACATTGGAAATTTCAATATGGACACATTTATCGGGGAATTCTAAGAGTTGGCTTTTAATTACAACCACAAAAACTTTTACCATTTAAAACATTAAGCATTGATTTAGTTAGAGTTGTTCATTTGGACTATTAGGTCGACCTTGGGTCGTTTTAAAATTGGGTCTCGcatccacattgatttttacataatattcCCTCCGAACCAAataattagtcccatttccttgggcacggatattaagggttgtgtgaggtccattaaaaaggtggtagttgggtatttttaagtaattggattaattgttaatgattcTCTCCTTTTGCTTAATAAAGTAGATAGAATgaattttggagggaaaattggGTTTCACATTGTTTGAGacttaattgaaattaatacatttccgaaatttttataattaaacaaccattaaactacttaatttaaattacagaaaattacatcaaataaattacaaaaaccgtcaaaatcataaaataaactaagtctttaattcttccttgatttcttcaatgTTTTTTGAACGACAATTGAAAACGAGCAACCCTCTCGCCACATGCACATgcggatattaaatctttcgttgacttcagatttataaaaaaacaaacacggtatgcatttagtgttcaaaattaattaaataactacaaaaaatctaaatgttttgattttgaaaaaaagTCATCAATGACACTGGAAGAAAAATAAACTGATCAACAGAAGCCATCCATGAAACTGGAAGATTGTAACACTGATGAAAAGAAGCCAACAATGAAACTGGAAGATAAATACAGTAATGAAAAGAAGCCATCAATCCAATGAGTTGACAATTAGTAACACAGTAAAgggaaaacaaaaaattaaatagaatggcgccaaacttaaaaaaaattgcgcCCATACAACAACAAAAACCACCAAGCAACAGTAAATGTATATAAGATAGCATTAAGTGAAGATATCAGCAGCTTCAATTAATTTCCACCACCTTCAATTAAGTATATACAATGGGtaaaaaaaaagatgtagaTAATTTTACTAAGACTCAAATAATGCATGAGCTTTTAACGTCACTAAACAGTAATGGGAAGCCACAACACGGGTTCATCAATGAAATTGCGAAGAAGTACGATTTGCATAGGAGGACAATTGGAAGGATATGGAGACAGATTcgggattaaaaaaaaatgaagttcCAATTAATGTCAACAATAAGAAGACAGGGACCAAAGGAAGGGCATCAATCCCCTTTgatgaaaacaaattaaaatcaattgaaaaagtGAAGAAGACAACTTTAAGATCACTGTCAAGGGCCATGGGAGTTAGCCACACCACAGTATGCAGATGGAAAAAAAAAGGTACTTTCGAAAGCACACCAACGCAATCAAACCGTTACTTACAGACAAAAATAAACTCGAcaggttaattttttgttttagtaGTTGCATTTTAGATGAGCAAACAAGCAACTTCACATTTAATGAAATGTCAAATGTAGTCCACATTGATGAAAAGTTGTTTTATATTACAAGGACACAACAAACATTTTATCTAACTCAAGATGAAATAGAGCCACATAGAGAAATCCAATCTAAAAGATTTATCCCCaagatcatgtttatgtgtgtCGTTGCAAGACCAATCTTTTCTAGTGAAGGTGAGAtgatttttgatggaaagataggcaTTTTTCCTTTCACACATGAAGTGGCAgcacaaaggagttcaaaaaacaggaagagaggagagccagagaccaaaccaatacaatcaatcactaaaGATCACACAAGAGACATGATTGTGCACAAGATACTACCAGCAATTAGAATTAAATGGCCACCACATTTAAGCAAAACAATTTTCATTCAACAGGACAATGCTAAACCACATATTTTAGATGATGATGAGGTGTTTAGAGAGGTGGCAACACTTGATGGATTTAACTTCCacttagtgcaacaacctcctaACTCACCGGAT
This genomic interval carries:
- the LOC130802949 gene encoding zinc finger CCCH domain-containing protein 2-like; amino-acid sequence: MGSVCADHHHHHHHKFHPLISPKKSLQDLNIPPRKLLSRRSDISDCYSPSSDAAAALMHKFLPCNGDSSPKSDNDFDSDDDPYSSDEFRMYEFKIRKCTRSRSHDWTDCPFSHPGEKARRRDPRRFHYSGTICPEYRRTGGCTRGDECEFAHGVFECWLHPARYRTEACKDGKNCKRKVCFFAHSPRELRVLPVEDDGDDKHHKHQLQQQQCCKYCCTLSPTSILGMSANFSSPPISPSLSPPMSPMKAMTARGLAGLTRYSDRVSACGSKGLSYEDMVIADILGSFDGMNLSETLSPNKQGRGLWVDVNGYDDNGIADDYVSPSVFSSRNLFTANSDSSVSGAVFNTINNNGAVEDSPDLGWVNELLM
- the LOC130799246 gene encoding uncharacterized protein LOC130799246; protein product: METDSGLKKNEVPINVNNKKTGTKGRASIPFDENKLKSIEKVKKTTLRSLSRAMGVSHTTVCRWKKKDEQTSNFTFNEMSNVVHIDEKLFYITRTQQTFYLTQDEIEPHREIQSKRFIPKIMFMCVVARPIFSSEGEMIFDGKIGIFPFTHEVAAQRTIRIKWPPHLSKTIFIQQDNAKPHILDDDEVFREVATLDGFNFHLVQQPPNSPDMNVLDLGFFRSIQSLQHQKSAYNYAQLVNAVTTAFDNLTPNALKNVWITLQACKIEVIKKLGGMDYDIPHMSKQNLKGKGDSHIVWGYSRKQFTRH